In Silurus meridionalis isolate SWU-2019-XX chromosome 11, ASM1480568v1, whole genome shotgun sequence, the sequence TACAGTTCTGTGTAGCAGAGTATCATCTTACACAATCGAACGATGCAAAACAAAACCTCGCCATTCAGAGGGAAAGAAATGATAATATTACAAGAATAACATTCTTATCAGTTGTTCATCAGTGGAATGTCTTCCAATGATTCATGATTTCCATGATGGTGTTTGTTTCGGGGGAGGGGTTTACAGGACattggtgttttgttttgtcctaTTTGAAACatatttgtaaaacatttaaggGCATCAACATGTGACTTCCTGGTTTATATATGAAAGAACATGAAGAATGGTTCCTTTCTGTAAATGAGCACTAATCTAGTTTCAGGAACAGGACGTTGTGTCTTTACTTGCCACTGAATTCTAAACAAGATTCACGGTTAAGATTCAGCTTCCcgtttctctccctttctctgtaGGTTCTCTGCAGGCCACTCGTGCACTGATGGTCATCAGTATCCTCCTGTGTGTGATCGGACTGGGCGTGGCCTCTATGGGCATGAAGTGCACCAACTGTGGCGGtgatgacaaagtgaaaaaatCTCGCATCGCCATGACCGGAGGAATTATCCTCCTGCTGGGAGGCAAGTCACTGTCCATCACACTGATGTACATTTAATAAGAAAACACATGAATCCTGCTAATGCTAATAAACAAATTTTCATCTAGCCAactatttatattacaaaatactATACATATTACACAGATTGGGTCTTTTGCGCATAGATACTTCGGTAACGTAGCTTAGAAATCATTTAAGaaaattatttaagaaaaacaaagtttattgcTGTTTTACAATATATGCCAACATCTATCGAGCTAATTGTGAAGTTAAAATATGTTGCATAGAACATACATTTTCTAATAAACCTCATTTTACAATATTAACAgtctgattttatatatttcttttcaaaTAGCTCTGTGTTCCATCATTGCCTGCTCATATTTCTCCTACCAAATCATCCAGGATTTCTACAGTCCCTTCACTCCAGTCAACACAAAGTAAGTGTGAAATTAGTGCTAGTTAGCATGAGCTATTAACTTGTACAACGTGACGTACACTTTTCAAATCCCACATACCAGAGATTTTAATGCCATACCAagagaaagataaaataaaaaaaactaacctcATGAGAGAGacctttttacaataaaaagccAACTTGGGCTAGCTAAGTTAGCAAAGAAGGCTAGTATTAGTATGGTGCAAGTAATGATGAAGATGGACGATATCTTGCCTGTCGTCCTCCATCCTGACGAAGCTGCAGTTAATTGTTAGACGttcagctctctctcttttttttttttttttttttttttaaacctttttactcttctctgtatttattttctcgACTGGAATGCGTCGGCTTTGCCAGGCAGATCTCAGTAAAACCTCCAGCCCAAGTGTGATTTCAAAATCCACAAAGAATTGATCTGAAACATGCCCAAATAAACAGTCTGGGCTTGGGGGGGAAACGGGAGATGTGTTTTTGGACGAAAGTCATGTGTGCGCATTTTTGATCAGCAGTATGTGCAAGATgttctcttttcattttaaaaggaTATTGTTATTCGATAATCTGCCGTAATTATCCACTCCGTAATCCACCCTTTCTCCCGGTCTGTGTTCTGATTCACAATCCAAATGGATACAATGTAGCATTTAAACTTGCTTTTTCTTTGTGATTCTGATAGATGCttttaagagtttttttttttttttttttttttaaaaagagagacagaaaataaagTGATTTGGTTTCTTCACCATTATTCGTTCAAAGATGAATTCATGCAATGAGAACATGCCATTTATTCAGGTTTGGTCTGCCAAAAGGAATGATTGGAGGGAACAGACAAGGTATTTTCTTTCCCCCTGATCTCCTCTTAATCTGTGTGGTTTTTTCTCTGCAGGTATGAATTTGGTGGTGCTATATTTGTCGCCTGGGCTGGAGCTTTCCTCTCAGTGTTTGGTGGAGGTTTGCTGGCCGCATCCTGCTCCAAAAACCAGACGTCCACCCCGAAGTATCCCGCAAAGTCTCGGCCCCCGAGCAGCACCAAGGAATACGTCTGAGCTCGAGGACCTCGTGTCCACTTAGTACCAAACCGATAATTGTGCGGCGAGCTGGTGGAGGTTTTCCCGTGGCTGATCTCCGAGCACTTCGAAGTTTATTTAGGTTAAAGCAAACTGTTCCTGAGATCAGCTCTTCAGGGTGATTCCTTACATctgccccccccccccctttttttttttttttacctgtattCCTCCCTTTTAATTGTTCACGATGcctttttttcctgtgtttttattattatttttaaatatttgctgTAAAGTTTGTATTGGTAAACGAACCCCATGTGAAAATCAATGCTGTTTTACAACTGATGAGTCGTTTCACTCTGTGTAATAGAGCATGACGCGCTCAGGGTTCAACGCGTATCTCTGTTTTAATAGTTAAAAACAATGTCAATTTTAAACCTAAACACAAAACCTAGTCTAGtagcattttgtgtttttttttttttttttttaataatctgacGCCCACCATGTCACATACAGAAGGTTATGTTACAactctgttttatttctttacactgAAAAATGAAGTCGTTTTTTCACGCAGCGTGGCTTTTTCCCTTCTTCGCACGGCCTACGATCTGTTTATGGAGCTCTGCCGTTGATCCTGCTGATCTTTCAACTCTGTTCTCAGCCCAAAAAGTAAAcattaacctttattttataaaccatGTCCTTGCGTTCACCTCTTTAATGCACGCATTCCTACCCTGCTCTTCTGACCAAAACTTTAATATAACCTTCAAATAaagcttttgtttgcactgtttcttttctcttttaaaaaaaaaaaaattccagccATGAGAAATTGTGAAATAGGAGTAGATATCATTATCATTTACAGGTTCATTTCTTGCGTAAGTCTCACAGgttttatgcaaatttattatatgtaaataaaccgagaggaagtggaaaatagtgtcttttctttctttcccttctgTAGATGTAAATGATGCCAATCCtcatttgtgcatttttgtgattttaatattaaatctgtTAATTATATTACTTATTAATTAGGATTCCTTATTTTAAGGTCTCCAATTTTTACTGATGTAACAATTGTGTATATTATCTAATTCCTTTTTATAAGAAGTTCATTAAATTCTTTACAAGCatgtttttaaatcaaaatgtaGTCTCAAATCGTCACAATTTGTTTCTTTAGGggagaggaaggaaaaaaaaaaaaagcaaagagtgAGTTATGAGTTGACATGATGAAATGTCCTGCATGACTTGGTTTTTGCAATAATGTTTTAACAAAGACTGAAACATGTTTGTATCACAAAGTTGCAAGTACATGCATGTTACATATTACTGGAGCAGAACTTGTGTTTAATAGTGTATGAGTTTTGCTATCAAAAAGCTATAGGTAACTGAAATAATAAATTCCAAGATATGTTAAAACATCTTCATGATCCAAAtaatttttcaaaccagaataGTTGTGTCACTGTTGAATCTGAGGAGTGTAGCTGTGTGTTTAGAAGCATTAACACATGTGCGGATGGGACAAATGTATTCACTGGCTTGACAATGGCAGtcaaaaatgtatgaaatgtcATGCATCAAATTGTCAGTGAagtcttttttaattatatataattacgACTGTTTTTGTTATTCTGTAACCATGTACATGTAGCTGAAGTGTGGGGTTTTCTTCGGCTGTTTTCATGACCTTGACAAAATGTCTGCATGAGCAGAAATGATAAGACCgcacacagaaaataaaaagatatgaACCAGCCAGTATTCGCAGAACATTTCAAGTGAGGTTGCTACAACTTTAAAGGGAATGCTTACATAACAAGATGTTCTCACACCCTGAAAAGTACAGCAGAAGAACCTTCGTACATCATCTAGATTGTTACCGGGGGTTACTTTTAGGGTTTACATTATAGAAGCTCTAAACACTTGTTTCCTCACCAGCcttctctgtcctgaagatgtcTGACAACCTAAAATTACAACTTTACATTTGACTGCTACAAAGAGCTGACTCTTAAAATCTCCTTCTATGCGTGTTACATAACCAAAAGGTTCCCTATCAGAAATGTCACTGTATTAGAGCCAGCTAATTGATATAAACCTGTaatactgtcagagctgctgttctaaAGTATTAATCAACGCCCGAGGACCAATCATATTCCACAACTCAGTGGtgttatttagcattttattatcTGGCGTTGCCCGCCACCTAGTGGTTAAACAACGCAGCACATCTAAAAAAAAGGCCCACACGCATGTTTCCTACAAGCGCACTGAGACGTTTTACGTGTGTATCTCTGTAAGATTCCACTTCCACCAATGTTAACACGTCCTTATAACATTTAATGTATATcttagtaacacacacactaataacacacttaCATCCGAGAAGTGGTGAGTTGTCAGGACTTCTCTGAATCACtgaatcagaatcactgactttttccttttatttgtcatgaatatgtttaaaaattattcccaacagtctattctctCTATTTGAtagcttttcttttaaatgcacTTCTTCCTGGTGTGTCTGTTTACATTGGAGTTTCTATCCGGGGTCATAATCTGCCCTCAGACGTACAGTAGCATTGCGGGagcctataaataaaaataaatgctgctAAAATCTGTTGCTTTAACCATTTAGATTACAAGTTTTCCATGCCAAGACCATCTAGCAGGCATGAAATAACATAGGCATTTGCACatcttttgattggatggtcacaCAGTGCACTGGTCAGTGTTTgcaaaccacatctgtagcaaaccgCACAAGCTTgaacatatttgtttttattctacaatggctgacagaagaACTAAATGTATGTGGTCACAGATATACTTACAAGGCCATTTTCAAGatggactttttaaaaaaaaagctcgtGAGGAcaggtcagccaaaacagttcaaaacaattAAAGTAAGATTTTTCAAgaaccatttatatattttcttttattgtagAAGTTGCAGAAAAACACTATttaccttcatttcaaatccccaggaaaagcACATTGCATGGAAAAGAAATGCACAGAAACCTTTTATGAGGtcaatattgatgcttctgctagtgatgatgtatgtgggtggtgcagctgtggctgcaatGAAAGGAGACTCGTcaaattgcattaaatgtttTAGTAAATAGTATTGTTTTAGTCACTGCATcccagtaacacacacacacacacacttaaaacaaataaactataAAGCTTTATGAAAGTTCCTCTAAAGATAAagagttattatttatttttaaatgttttttaaatttgttcttAATTTTGATAATGattgaaatgatttaaaatgatgATTTGATCAAGAGATAGATGGACATATGGATGGCTAAAATGCTAGAGAACTGATGGAAAGATGGATCTATCTGTTCAGAGATGGATCGgacggaaaaaaaaacataggtgGAGAGATTATTAGAGATCTAattaacacacatacataattataaaatacaaattatgtcCCAGTAATATGCACTTACATCCTTATAACTAGTCCAAGAACTACTCGCGTCCTATTGGATTGAATGCGCACGCGCACACTAATGAGGTAATAACTAGAACGTGCAAGAACGGGTAATAAGCCACAGGAGTGACGTCAACGCTCGTGCCCACTGCGGTAGCTCCGCCCCGTTAGTGTCCATGAGCCGTGCAACAAACAGatagacaaacaaataaatcaaagaaTATATAAATCGTTTTGaagtaatttataaataaagtctatttatttgtttgtttttgttgctgttctAAAGTACACTAAAGAGTAATAGTACAGCAATGTATTAATGATATATTAGCAGTGtgcttaatttcattaattatttcacataaaaaaaaaaaatttcaaataaaaacatttctctaTTTATTTGGAAAATATGCAGACTCATGGAACCTGTTGAAGTTTTTGtcttgctatttttttatttatttttcttttaattggcAAACTCAATctgcttaataataataataataataataataataataataataaaaataatatcacGGTTTTCATCATAATGAAGGCATTAAGATCACTTCGGATGTAATTAAAACGCGCCAGGTAAGCGGCGCATGCGCGTTTCAGCACTCAGGTGGGCTAACCTGTAATGTTAAGCCGGACTTGTTCTGAGCGGTGGGGATCATATGGATCTCAGAGTGTTATCTCCTAATTAATGTCTAATAATAGTAAACCCAATTACCCGAACGAGCGACACGCGCATGCGCCTCTCGCTAATTTATATAGAGCTTGTTTTATTCCGGTCGCTTCCGGTTTCCGGTAGCGCGTGAAAGAGAGCAGATCAGAGCAGTGCCGTGCAGTGTGTCAGGGGGCATCAAATCCACCCtgagcttctttctttttcaacaCGGCGTCCAATTATCATTCAGCCTGGCGGAGGCACAGCAGTGTGCACGTTACTGTGagtcacacacacccacccacacccacacacacagtcagtcactcatttacacactgctgtatcagagtacatatatttatgttttaaaagcctctggtaaaagttgaactactgactacactttttcactcaagttaatcTAAAAAAGTCTGTCAAAAGTAGCCAATTCTATTaattgttttagtgtcatgctaaAAACTGACAtcttaatatactgtattattacaaataaataaaaaaattaatgaccTAATTAATAattccaggctgaacaaccaccatataaaacacaagcagagaaaagatgatgaggtgatcaggaatgtctctgttctcagtcatgtttacatcatgactccctctgtctcatttaCGTTACCCAATACTAcctgttgccttctgccttgcttgttgttagttTCATAGATTAACTCATGTCTGTGAAgcgtgatagccaggaaatgattTACTGAAAAAGCAGCGCAATGACAAGGCATAAACTGATGAAGTTAGAGATTACGTAAATGGTATTGCTGTAAATTCCAGTAAATGAAATGGATTCACAACTGAGACACTTTAAATCTGTTTATGAAATCTTCATGGTGTGTTTCGTGATCCTGGCACCAATTTGTCATTTTCTGTGAGACCCTGTTTATTTTAGCACCATGGACAGTTGCACAgacgcaaaaaaaaattttttattgtattgtattcctTTTATATGTATAATGGGATTTAATTACTAATtgaattttatatacacacacacacacacacacacacaccgaaatgCAACTCATCTTAACATAATACAGAATCCGTAATTGCTACCTTTTTAACTGAAGCCTCTCCTAAAAGTTTACAGTAAACGTCCTTGGCGTAAGCCAGGATCAACTCTTTACCAATTGTAAAAGAATTCCTCATCATAGCAATGTGGTTAGCCACTAGGAATGCATACACATAATGTAGTGGCCTTCATTATTTGCTTCTAATTAATAATTGCCTTCCAGTAATTCCTTGCTAATTGcatttgttaaagaaaaatgttctttcatataattttatcatttttgctCGGGCTAGCTTGGTCTTAATTTATTAatgcatataaaatatgatGACAAAGTGCaggaagtgttttttatttttatttctatatttttttttacaatcaaaaataaattacagactacaaaattaataaacaatacaaattaagtTTGCTTTCTATAACCTATAACCTGATACTGGTCCACAGCTGGTAATGGGGACCCCTTCCTTACAAGACAGATGTTAAATCTGGAGTGCTAAAGTACTAAATCACTGCTGCATCACTCACTTAATAGAGGTAGAGGTGAAGGCTCCCACTAGGAGATGCAAACAATTTTATAAGTATTATGGAGATTGctttttttagatttcttttgTATTGCTGATCTGTACTTAATGTTTGTATGGTAcagagattttttatttatttatttatttttttttacaatttcatttGTCTCTTCATTCTCTTGTCTCATGGTTTTGTTCGTCACTCATCACCCAGGTAAAAGATGTGACATTGAAATGTATCTCTGCTTAACCTATTTAAAATGATACTTATTGAACACGTTTATGTCTTTGTGTTTCTTCGAGTTCCTGGTGGGGTTTCGGTTCGGCAACACACCCTGCTCCTCAGGTCTGACAGGTTCAGGTGGTTTACATATTTTTTCCTGATATAAAgctctgagatttttttttgtgaagctGTAAATCGGAGTCAGGGAAGTTATCGGACTGCAAATCACAGGTAAGCATTAACTACATTGTCTAACAACAAAGTGCAGGTGATAACTAATGATTCTGAGGTCTTGTGATTGTGAAAATGTTACACTAACACATCTCTGCTCGCTGGCTCTTTTACTTGTTTGTGTCCTTAAAGCACGAAAATTCTGAAAAAGCAACAAAATTCAGAACTGCTTCAGAATTTGTTGTACCGTCAAAAAgtttttccatcattttcaGACTTCCTAATTTCTCGTTTCATTGTTCATTGTTGTATAAGATCAAAAATGATTTTACTaaataatataagaaaaaataagaaaattttTATTACAAGTTTTATTTGGTAATTTCCATGTGTTAAAATCTTCTATGTTGTATAAAGAGAATTTGCTAAAATCATCAGCAGCCATAATAGCAAATGaattatagtttaaaaaaattaggAATAAATGGAAGATTCACTTgtttttagatatatttttaaactggAACTGAGATCACTTAAGAACTTTGCTACTTGTGGAATAAAAACAGCCCTAattctatattatataattctatattaattaattttatatatatatatatatatatatatatatatatatatatatatatatatatatatatatatatatataatattaatgtgcgagttatattttatatttgtcctTTTAAATTTATTGTTGAATTATCGGCTTCTGATTAGCAGACatgcatattacattttattttaggtttccccaataaaagaaaaaaatctatccGAATTCTAATTTTTGAGCTAAAATCCTGATTGAACATgcagaaaaaatatttgaaatggaAATCAGAATGTACTACAGATATAGTATctcaaaaaagtgagtacacacctcacatttcagcaactatttttgGTTTACAGTATCTCCTCAAGgaacaatattatagaaatcaaacagtgatttattttaaagtagtcaatgtgcagcttgtacagcagtatagatttactgttctctgaaaataacatacatttatttttgtctaattaggtggcaacaaaagtgagtacaccctaactGATAACCGCTATGCCTTGTTTATaaatgcaaagccacatgtcctatcaTGTTCTCATTTTTGTCTGCATGACAGGACTATATAAATTTGTGTATCGTGTAAAAGatcagttaaaatttggtgctttgagtagaattctctcatactgaccactggatgttaaACTTGGCACCTTATGGCAAAGAACTAgaagaaatgttttatgttctgaaaagttcctTGTTTATGTCCATGTTCATGATCAAATAAATGATCAAAGTCAAACTCGAATAAAACAAAACTTATACAACTACTTAAACATTTTACCTGCGGGCTTTTGCAGGCGAAAGCGGgacaaaattaaaatattgcGGCTGGGAAAAAATCTCATTTTTGCGGTGAGCGGGTCTGAAAAATCTGTCCCGTGCAGGTCTctactttggacacagttttgacatgtttacttgtggtgtactcacttttgatgccagttatttagacaataatgtttgtatgttgagttattttcagaggaaagtaaatttgtactgctatacaaactgcacactgactactctaaaatatatccaagtttcatttctatagtattatccattgagaacatataataaaatagttgctgaaatgtgaggggtgtacacacttttgtgagatactgtgtgcaTATCGGGTATTTCAGAATGAATGGGTGTGAATTAAGATGGAAATCTGAAACAAATGTAGTTTTTAATCAGTCTTAAAGAAAACTGATCCACTAACACAGACCACCTACGCAACTCGCACAATATAAAACTGAATATTGGCTCAGCTGTAACTCATCATTTGATGATCAGATTTTAAATCAAAatctaaatgcatttaaattcatTATCATTGTCCACTGGTGACTCCTCTAAATCTACAGCAGTTAACACAATTTACATGCCTCTTGTAAACCTAAATGGAATGGAACGCTTATGTCTTTTCTAACACCTGTATTTGTCCTACTATGTTAAAATGGTCGCTGTGAAAAAAGGTATTTTATTCCAGGTTTATGCAAGACACACTTAAGTGTTATTGTTCAGTCATACACATCTTGTATGAGTTTAATTAAGTGAAACTTGCTAATAAACCAACTTTCAATAACATCATTCAATTCAATAGGCCAAAGATCACAGAATTTGACAAACATAAAATTATACTCTCAAAGGGAAATGAGCAAACAATCTACTCAAGATTTGGTGTTTAAGCTATTATTTGAAGAATCAGGAGAGGTCAGGGGCAAGAACAGGACTTGAAGGCCAAGTATACTTTTAAAATCTAAGTACGTTTCTCAGAGTTTCTTGTTTAAGAGACTGTAATATATCCACCAAGGACCTGGTTTGGCATCTGGCAGATTCTTAGAAATGCCAATTTGACTCTTCAACAGTCTGAAGAAGCTTGATCAGGAATGGTCTTTGTGGAAGGGTAGCAGCCAAGAAACCACTTCTTTGGAAGGGGAACAGGGTGAAACGGCTAAAATAGTGTATGCTAAAGTTCACAAAGATTGGAATGATGATCAAAGGAAAGGAGTATTATGTAGTGACGAATTCAAGTTTTTGATTCCTCTAGTTGTCAATTTGTTGAGTTGGAGACAATAAGAAGAGCTGGAGAGAGATGAAGTGCTTGCAGTCACTGAAATATGGTGGAGGGTGTGCTGTGGttttggggctgcatttctgccaCTGGTGGTGTTGATATTGTCTGAACTGATGGGATCATAAGTGctgaaaatgataaatgatgGTTTTAATTGATCATGTCAGTCTTTCTGGAAAGCAGGATAACAGCATGAtaatgatcccaagcacactGCTAATGTGGAAAAATCATATTTGTAGAAAAAACAGCTGATAAACCACTGACATTCACAGAGTCCAGACCTAAATATTATAGCGGCAACCCATGTCTAAAGAAGATCTCTGGGAAGTGCTAAGCATGCCTGCTATAATATAAGAGAAGATTACTTCAGAAATACTAGAAAACTTCAGGAAAGATTTCCCCAAGAGTTCAAGATGTGCTTAGTGAAAAGGGATATTACACTGAACAACAAAAGCGATTTTGCTCTGAAAATTGTTcttttggttgtttgtttttaaaatgtgtacatAATTTTGTTACCATTTTAGTAAagatactgtaaaaaataaatatggatggTCATTAAAAAGCTATGGGTGGCCAAATACCCCATAGTGTTACATCTTTTCCAGTATTGTACATCAAtcaaattaagaaaagaaatgagCTCGGAAATTGAGTTTGAATAAACAGGATATGTGGGGGAAAATGTCCCTACCTCAATGttccattttttgtttattaataatagcaAAAAACTGTAGTAACATCTGTAGCATTAAGTAGTGTCTCTTTGGGTTTAATAGTaagatgttggtgtttgattgATTGTTGAGCTTCCTATACTCATGGGAGTCCTCACTTATTCCACCTCAGTcgggtgtttgtgtttttttttagccacaGAAATGACAACCAAGATGGTGATAAAGCAACCGCAGCCTGTGCTGGAGTCTAAAGAGTCGGACGAGTGGGACTCTGGGATCTGCGACTGCTGTGACAACAAGGCTGAGTGTaaaacgcgcacacacacacacacacacacacacacacacacacacacacacatcgatcTTACACcaataacacacaaaacacttcaGGATGTACTAATATGGGAAAAAATTGTGCAACAACCTTAAGTCACATCctgaaattttttatttctctcacttctttttctctcttacatTCCCCTCTTTATTCTCCTTCAGGAAGTTagtttaataaaacaaacacagcacTGAATAGTTCAGAAAGCGGAATTGCTGCGAATTAAGCTATTTTTAGGTAGTTTGTAGTCTGTGGAGCGTTCATTATACACATCAATGTGAATGAACTCttgctatagaaatgataatCTATTTAATCGAGGACACTGCTATAAAACTTAATCAACATCCATCTGACCAATTACAATTTGGAACGCAACAGCAGCATGGTGAAGTCTGTTATAGCGCAGGTGTGGTTAGTAAATGAGaataagaagaaagaaattatgATTAATGAACATTTTTGACTTTGTCAGAACTGGTCTGAATTTAAATGTTGGTTGAGTCAGTGTGTTGGAATGTGAGGTGGtttgtacattgtgtgtgtgtgtgtgtgtgtgtgtgtgtgtgtgtgtgtgtgttttcaggttgTTTTGTGTTCTGGTGCTGCCCTTGTTTTGCATGCATGAAGACTAAAGAATACggccagtgtgtgtgtctccccCTGTTGGACATGTGTGGATTCGTCTCACCTGCTACATGGGCCATGAGGGTGTCTATGCGTCACCGCTATGGCATTAAGGTGCGCAGGGAGATTACATTTAATCAGATAGCCGTAACTTTAACTGGAAGAATGCTAAACATACAAACGATGCCGTATGCGATTGTTCAATCTGAAACCTTGTTAACGTCATTCTTTAGAAGACGATACTAACAATATTAACAGTATCGCCATATTATACTTTTATCCTCAACTTACTTTCTTTGCCatttgtataattgtatagTATATTTTTTCTACTAATTCAATTTGTACAGAGGATTTGACAACAGACTGTCACAAAGtagcttcacagaaataaatgcactgattttatttatatatatatatatatatatatatatatatatatatatatatatatatatatatatatatgtatacctaGCAGCTTATCCCTTtaggtttattatttaaatgataaattatattatttattactttttactttaccTTTTGGTAACTATTTTTCATTGTGGATGTTacagaaatgaaagaaacagTCTTAATAATGCAATTTCTTCTACAAGAGCGATAATGGCAATAAACAAGCCTAGGATGTCAGGGGAGGAAACTgtcctaaaaaacaaaacaaaaagacctTACAAAATACCTTAAGAACTGtaaaaattattaatgatattGACTTAAACTGTTATACTTACTACAGTCTTTTAGCAACCATGGCAACATGTAATTTGTTTTCTTATAGGGTACGATCTGTAATGACTGCCTGATCGCCACATGCTGTACGTCCTGCGCCTGGTGTCAGATGTCACGTGAGATGAAATGTCGTTCGATCCCAATCGCCTTGA encodes:
- the cldn7b gene encoding claudin-7-B: MANKGLQLLGFMLAVIGLIGLIAGTIMPQWQMSAYVGDNIITAVAMYQGLWMSCAYQSTGQIQCKVYDSMLQLSGSLQATRALMVISILLCVIGLGVASMGMKCTNCGGDDKVKKSRIAMTGGIILLLGALCSIIACSYFSYQIIQDFYSPFTPVNTKYEFGGAIFVAWAGAFLSVFGGGLLAASCSKNQTSTPKYPAKSRPPSSTKEYV
- the ponzr2 gene encoding cornifelin homolog B; this translates as MTTKMVIKQPQPVLESKESDEWDSGICDCCDNKAECCFVFWCCPCFACMKTKEYGQCVCLPLLDMCGFVSPATWAMRVSMRHRYGIKGTICNDCLIATCCTSCAWCQMSREMKCRSIPIALITARPKN